The DNA sequence GTTCTAGATTCAATTTGTTATACGGAAAGTCAATAGACAAAACATGCCAGCTTATGGACTCAGCTTGTATAGAAAAAAGAACGATGTACATATTAATATCAAACAGTTAGGAGGAATTAATTTGACAGTTCAAGCAGACATGGAAAAAGCAGTAGCCGCTGCACAATCGGCACTTGGAACCTACGAAGCTTTTTCAACCTCAACCCTAGACGAGTCCGCTAAACAAATGTTTAAGGAAATGTCCAGTGATATGGAACGTCATGTTGGGCAACTGAGAGGACGGTTAAATTACGTAACTCAGAATAACGCTATGAAT is a window from the Desulfosporosinus sp. Sb-LF genome containing:
- a CDS encoding DUF1657 domain-containing protein — translated: MTVQADMEKAVAAAQSALGTYEAFSTSTLDESAKQMFKEMSSDMERHVGQLRGRLNYVTQNNAMNKPLS